The stretch of DNA AAATATTAATAAATTACTCCAGGCATCAAAAAATATGAAATTGAAAAAGACAGATGAATTTACCCATAGCGGTTATCTACTTCTATTAAGTGATGAAGATCAAACTTATACGATTACAGTAAATGATGAAGGAATCTTGGATATGGATACACATGATAATCATTATGCAATTAAAGGGGAAAATGACTTATTAAAAATAATTAACTCCTTTGACGATAAATGGAAGCCAGTACAAGAAGAAAAATTATAAAGTAAGTCAAAACGTAAATACTAACATCAATAGAGAGATTCTCTTTCGTAATCTTATTTATAACTGTTAAACTGCAGTCTATGCTATAGTTAAAATGAAATTTGAGATGGAAGCAATAGGAGAAAAAAATGCTATTAATTATAGATAACTACGATTCTTTTACATATAACCTTGTACATTATTTGGAGAAACTTTCGATTGAGTTAATGGTAATTAAAAATGACCAAATTACTATTAAGGAAATCGCTGAGTTAGATCCTGATTATATATTATTATCACCGGGACCGCATAATCCGGATCAAGCAGGGATTACCTTAGACGTGATTACGTTTTTTCATGATAAAATACCAATTTTAGGAGTTTGTCTTGGACATCAGGCAATTGGACAAGCATTTGGTGCGAATATTATAAAAACCACCCCAATGCATGGAAAACGGTCAACTATATCTCATGATGTTAAAACGGTATTTAAGGACATACCCTCTCCTTATTTAGTAACACGGTATCACTCATTAGTGATTGAACGAACTTCATTACCCGAAGAGTTAGTGATTACATCTGTATCAGAAGACGGAGAGATAATGGGAGTTCGACATACCACATTCCCAATAGAGGGTGTGCAATTTCATCCAGAGTCTATTTGGACAGAATATGGTGAAATATTACTTCATAATTTCCTTACTCATTATGCTAATTACAAGGAGCGCAGAAACGATGCAACAAGAAGGAAAATTGATATTTGATTTTGCATTTGATGAACAGAAAAAGAAAAGATTAGTTTTTTCAGATCCCGTTGATATGATTGTCGCTAATGCGAAATCTGAAGTAATCTTTGCTATGGAAAAAATCGAAGCCTATATACATCAAGGATATTATGCAGGTGGGTATATCTCTTATGAAGCAGGAGAAGGTTTTGATGCTAATCTGAAAACATCGGATGACTTTGAGCTTCCGTTAATTATGATGGGGATCTATAAAGAACCTTTAAATATAGTAGATGAACTGGAGTACCCGCGATTATCCCAGCGATTCGATTGGGAGATGTCTACTTCTAAAGAAAAATATCTAAAACAAGTATCATCTATCAAAAACTCTATAGCACAAGGTGATACATATCAAGTTAACTATACCGTACGTTTACATTCAGGTGATGAGGTTAGTGATCATGATATATATGAAAAATTAAGTAAAGCTCAACAAGCAAATTATTGCGCTCACTTACAGCTAGGTAGATATAGTATTGTATCAGCATCTCCAGAGTTGTTTTTTCAATTAAAGAATGGAAAGTTACTAACGAAACCAATGAAAGGTACAATGAAACGTGGCAAAACTGCTGAAGAGGATATTCGGAATAAGCAATTACTAACGGAATCGGTAAAAGATCAAGCTGAAAATTTAATGATTGTAGATTTATTACGAAACGATATCTCTAAAATTGCTAAAAAAGGTACTGTAACTGTACCAAAACTATTTAATATTGAGAGTTATCCTACTGTATTTCAAATGACATCTACAGTTACTGCAGAAATTGAAGAAAACATCCGGATAATAGATATATTTAAAGCATTATTTCCATGTGGGTCGATAACAGGTGCGCCAAAGCAAAGTACAATGCAAATTATTCAAAAACTTGAAAACACCCCGAGAGAAGTTTATTGCGGAAGTATTGGATATATTACACCGAATCAAGAGGCGCTTTTTAATGTAGCGATACGTACTGCAGTGATTGATACGGAACAAAACACAATTTCTTACGGTGTTGGTGGAGGTATTACTTGGGACTCTGTTCCAGAGGCTGAATATGAAGAGGCTTGGGCGAAGGCAGAAATACTCAAATCTTTAAATGAGACAGATATTGAGTTGCTAGAGACAATGAAATATGAGAATGGGAACTTTTATTTAATAAGTAATCACTTAAATCGATTAAAAAAATCCGCTGAATATTTTAACTACTCCCTATCTATAAAAGAAATAAAACAAAAATTATATGAGTATGCGGAAGAAAACTTTAATCAACATCAAGTGTATAGAGTTCGATTATTAGTCAATAAACGCGGAGAAATTAAAATTAATTCCACACCTATTTCATTGATAAATGAAAAAACAAATTACCGATTTCAACTTGCTGTAAGTCCAATAGATAAGAATAACCCATATTACTATCATAAGACGACCTTTCGTAAGATGTATGAAAAATTTCGAGAAGAATTAGGAAATGCGTTTGATATTTTACTCTGGAATGATAAAGAAGAGTTAACGGAATTTACAATGGGAAATCTTGTTGTAAAAGTGGAAGAAGAATATTGGACTCCTCCCGTAAAGTCTGGATTACTTGCTGGCACTTTTCGTCAACAACTAATTGAACAGAAGAAAATAAAGGAAAGAATCATATCTAAGTCGGAATTAGAAAGTGTTGACGAAGTTTGGTTTATAAATAGTGTACGAGGTTGGGTGCAGATGTTTCAACAGTAAAAATTCGGGTACACTACTCATAGGTCTTGAAGGATTACCTTTAATAATGAAAGGATGAGTTAAACATGAGTAAACACATTGCAGTATTAGTTACAGATATGGTGGAAGAAATCGAATTAACTGATCCAGTTAAAGCTTATAAAGAAGCAGGCCATACGGTAGACATTATTAGTAATGAAGGAAATAAAACGATTAATGGTAAAAATGGAGATAAAATTGAAGCAGACAAAGGTATTAACGATGTAGACCCATCTGCTTATGACGCATTATTAGTACCAGGTGGATTCTCTCCAGACTTACTTCGCATTGATCCGAAAAATGGAGAATTTGCAAAAGCATTTATGAAAGACAATAAACCAGTGTTCGCGATTTGTCACGGTCCTCAATTCTTAGTGGAAACGGACTTGCTCAAAGGTAAAACATTAACTAGCTTTGTTTCTGTGAGAAAAGACCTTGAAAACGCAGGTGCCACAGTTAAAGATGAAGAAGTAGTCGTAGATGGTAATCTTGTAACAAGCAGAACACCGGATGATTTACCAGCATTCAACCGCGAATCACTAAAATTGCTTGAAAAATAAACTTCAATAACAGGAAAAGGGGCTGGTAACATCCACCCCTTTTTCTTTTTGGTCATTTATTGCCCGATTGTTACTTTATTTATTTTTTTCTTTACGATTCTGATCTCTGTCCACATCAACGATGATGGCAGAACTTGATTTAGATTGTTTTGTTTGGTTTAAATCATTTGTCGAAGCTCGCATGAACGACCAAGCTAACAGTATCATGATAAATATGACAGGAAAACCAGCAACAATACTGGCGGTTTGTAGTGTTTCAAGTCCGCCAATAAACATAAGTGTCATAGGTAAAATCATTAACGTGAATGCCCAGAACAAACGATGCCATCTTAATGGCTCACCTTTTGTTACTTGTTTTTGTGCTACAGCAGCAAGAATATAAGAGGCTGAGTCAAATGTTGTAGCTAAGAAAACAATTGCTAGAACAGTAAATATTGGGATTACTAACCAAGCTAGTGGCAATTGATCAAGGATAGCAATAATCGTTGCTGGTGCACTATATTCATTAATGTAACCAATAACGTCGAATGATCCGGAAAGCTGTAGGTATAAGCCATAATTACCAAGAATTCCAAAGAACAATACACAACCTAACGTTCCATAAATTAATGTCCCGAGAATCATCTCTTTAATGGTTCTACCACGAGAAATTCTCGCTACGAATAAACCGACAAATGGAGCGTAAACAAGCCACCAGGCCCAGTAAAAGACGGTCCAACTTTCAGGGAAATTAGTACCTTCAACTCCTGGGACATTTGCTTTTGGTTCTAGCCATGTAGCCATAGAGAAGAAGTTATTAACGATTACTCCTAAGCTTGTAAATGTCATTTCACTAAGGAAAAGCGTCGGTCCAAAAATAAACACAAAAGCGAGAATGAAAATAGCTAGCCACAAGTTTAAGTCACTTAGTCTTTTGATTCCTTTATTAATCCCTGAAAACGAACTAATTGCAAAAATAACGGTACATATAATCATGATAATTGCTTGTAAAGGAAGGGTTACAGGAATTCCCGTTAAATGATTAATTCCTTCTGCAATCATTGGCGTACCTAAGGCTAGCGTCGTTCCAGCACCGCCTAGAAGACCGAAGATAAATAAAATATCAATAATTACCCCTAGAGGGCCGTCAGCATATTTACCAATTACAGGTCTTGAAGCTTCACTAATTTTCAATACAGGTTTTTTACGAACATAATAGAAATATGCGATAGGTAAAGCGGGTAATGTGTATAATGCCCAGGCTATTGGTCCCCAGTGGAAAATACCATAGGATGCCGCCCAATTGATTGCTTCTTCTGATTCGGGAGTAATTCCAAATGGTGGGCCCTGATAATAGAATGCCCACTCAATCATTGCCCAGTAAAGAATACTAGAACCTATACCTGCAGAGAAAAGCATCGCTGCCCAGGAAAAGGTACCAAACTCTTTTTTTACGTCTCTTCCACCTAGTTTAATCCTGCCATTTCTACTGAAAGCAACGAATAAGATAAATATCAAAGCACTCAATCCTAAGATGAGATACAAGATACCAAAGTTACCTGTTACAAATCGGTTTGCAGAATTTATTACTTCTGAGCCAGCTTTCGGAAATAAAATTAACGGAATTACCACAGTGAGTAATATAAGTAATGCTCCTATAAATGTTGGCCAATCTATTAAACGTTTGTTCATCATTTACCTCGTTTCTATGGTTTCATTATTTTTCTTTTACTCGACACACATCATCCACTGATTTGTGCTTCACTAAATTACAAAACATTATTTACGATACCAAAAAGCAAATTTTTTAACAAATGGCAAAAATAAGGGTAATTACAGCTGAATCGAAAAATGTCATTATTTGTCGGAATATATATGGGTATTTCCTAATATTTCTTTTAAAAGCTTTAATTTGCTAATATTTTCAAGAAAAATTATTGATTAGGCTTACATTAGAGATTAAATAGAAGCGGATTTTTTATAGCCATTTTCTTTTTTTGTTAGTTTTGATACAAATTCCGATTTTTATGAGTCAAATTATTTTTATTTTGTATTAATATCAATGGAAGTGGAAGTATTTGGGTTCTCATAGTAAAAACGGGATACCTAGTTATAAATTAGAAAATTATCACATGTTAAAACGTTCCATATATTTTATTTTTCCGTTATGCTAGATACAGATGCTTATCTGAAGATCATAAAAATAGTAAATAGGAGGTTTGCATGATGAAAAAGGTGTTTGAATGTTTGATGGAAAAGCAAGAAATAAAACAAACATTAGAATTTATTCATCAAGATGAGAACCAAACATTAAAGGAGCAAATTCAATTAACGGAAATACCAGCACCTCCTTTTAAAGAACAAGAACGGGCTGTACAATTTCAAGAAATGTTAATTCAATATGGACTTGAACATGTACATATCGATGAAGAAGGAAATGTTTTTGGGATAAGAAAAGGGGCAGGTAATGGCCCAAAACTAGTGATTTCTGCACATTTAGATACAGTATTCCCTGAAGGTACAGATACGACTGTAAGTGAAAAAGAAGGTAAATACTTCGCTCCAGGAATCGGCGATGATACAAGAGGACTGGCTGAAGTACTTTCGCTTGTTAGAGCATTAACTCAAAGTAATGTAGATACAGTTGGAGATATTATAATTGGCGGGACAGTTGGTGAAGAAGGAGCAGGAGATTTAAGAGGAATAAAAGCATACTTTGATAAAAATAATGCAGATGGATATATTTCTATTGATGGACCGAATATGGATGTGATTACGTATCTTGGAACAGGTAGTTATCGCTACACGATTACGTATACAGGTCCCGGAGGTCATAGTTTTGCAGACTTTGGAAATCCAAGTGCGACACATGCTCTAGGTAGAGCGATTGCAGAAATATCAAATATCGAAACGACATCTGATCCGAAAACAACCTTTTCTGTAGGTCCAATCACTGGTGGTTCTTCTGTAAATGCAATATCGGAAACAGCTTCTATGCAAGTTGATTTACGTTCCAATTCTAAAATAGAACTTGATCGCTTAGACGAAAAGTTCCAAGAAGTTGTAAAAGAGGCTTGTGAAGCCGAAAATCGTCGTTGGGATAGCAATGCATTAACATTAGATATACATCGATTTGGCAATAGACCCCCTGCTAAACAAAGTGAAGATCTACCGATTGTTAGTGCCCTGCAAGAGGCAATTGCTGCTGTAGGAGAATCACCAGTCTTAGCTGGACCCAGTAGTACAGATGCTAATTATCCAATGAGTTTAGGAATTCCTTCGATTACTTCTGGTACTGGTGGACAAGCTGGTGGGGCACATACATTACAGGAATGGTATAACCCTAAAGATGGCTATTTAGCAGTACAGAAAAATTTCTTACTTATTCTTGGACTTGTAGGTATTAAAGATGAAATCCAACCCATTTTAACAATACGTTCATAAGTCAATTTAGTAACTAAGATAGTTGGTATAATATCCGAATAAATTCTTCAACTAGTTAAAATCCCCGTTTTAATCTTATTCAGATTAAAACGGGGATTTTATTATCTATTCAACTAACTTTAAGAGGGAAAAGAACTATATTTCTCTTTAAACGAATAGTACTAGATGAATTGAAGTAGGTTAAATACTAGCAAATCTAAGCGCTCTGCTCATAATAGTAGGAACGACAGAGGCATGATTTTCATCAGGTGCTATATAAAGTTTACAGTCATGATTATAATGCTGAAAGAGTTGTTGTAGATGCTTTGCATCCTCTACCATAAATCCTTCTTTTTCTCCGACATATAATTGTCTTCGTATTGTACACTCTTCTTGTTCATGTAATGCTTTTTCTATAGATTTATTCAGTTCATGGTCGTTCCACCAAATAGAAGGACTACAAGCTAAATACGTTTCAAATAGGCTTGGAGAATGAACACTTGTGTATAGCGTAAAGTATCCACCGAGCGAATGACCAAATAACGTTCGTTTTTCTGGATCTATAAAGAACTTTTTATTTATTTCGGTAAGTAATTCGTGTTCTATAAAATTCAAAAACTGGTCAGCACCGCCAAAGTGGTCTGGTATTTTTCCTTTCATTCTATCGGGAAAAACAACTTGGTCTGAAGATGCAGTGAAATCTCGAAAACGTTTATTCCTTCTATCTTCCTCTTGATGAGCGATTCCGATAACGATACTTGGTTGCACCTCTGTTTTGGTATGACGAATATGTTGTAGGCGAACAACGTCAGCCGCTAATTGAAAATGAGAGCTGCCATCCAATACAAAAATAGCGGGGAATCCATTCTCAGGAACAGGGCAGTCTGGTGTATATATTTTTATATTGTACGTATCATCTACAAATCTAGAGTATAAAGAGATTTTATTTTCCATAATGTTCGTTTCGCTCATTATTAATCTCCTTCTTAATTTGACATTCATAGCCAAAGCAAACAGGACTATTTGTTTGAGGATCTTTGAGAATCCTTGCTTCAATTTGAAAAACTTTTTGTAACACAGAAGGGTGTATGATTTCATCTGGGCTACCAATTTGAACAATTTCTCCATCCTTCATAGCGATAATATTGTCTGAAAATCTAGCTGCATGATTGATATCATGCAACACCATAACTACGGTGCACTGTTTTTCTAGGTTTAATTGTTTTACAATTTGTAGCACTTCTAGTTGGTGGGCCATATCCAAATACGTAGTTGGTTCATCAAGTAATAGTATATTTGTTTCTTGTGCTAGCGTCATTGCTAGCCATACTCGTTGGCGCTGCCCACCGGATAATTGTGCTATTTCATCATTTCGGTATTCGATCGTTTTTGTAACTTCCATGGCCCATTCGATCATTGATTGATCCTGTTTTGTTAATGTATTTTTGTTTTTACGATGTGGGTACCGTCCATAAGAAATTAATTCCTCTACCTTTATCGCTCCTGGAGCTGAAGGTGATTGAGATAGTATTGCCAACTTTTTGGCTATCTCTTTTGTAGAAAGGCTCTTCATATTTTGGTCATATAAAAGGATGTCGCCAAATTTTTGTTTTAAAACTCTACCAATTGTTTTCAAAAGTGTAGATTTCCCACAACCGTTAGGTCCAATTATCGTTGTTATCTTGCCTTCTTCGATTTCAAGTGAAAGGTCCGAAATAATCGTTTTCTTACTATACCCAGTAGTTACTTGATCAATTTGAATTGTGTTTTTTGACATAACATATCATCCTTCCTTATTCCGAATGAGAAGATAGAGGAAATAAGGTATCCCAATAATCGAAATAACAATTCCAACTGGTAATTCAGATGGAGAAAAAATTGTTTTTGCTATGAAATCAGAAAGTACGACTAGAGTAGCTCCAATCAAGGCACTTACCGGTATAACATAGCGGTGTTTAATTCCTATAAGTTGTCTGGCAATATGTGGGGCCATCAATCCAATAAATCCAATGCTTCCAGAGACCGAAACACATGCACTGATCAATCCCACACTCGAATAAAGGAGAAGTCTTTTTTCTTTTTCCGTTTGTATGCCAATACTTATCATTTGGTCTTCTTGTAACTGGAAATAATCGAGAATTGGAGCTTTTCGATAGATAACAAATCCTAATATTAATAACCAAGGAAGGGAAGACCAAATGTAAATCCAATTTGCATTATAGATACTACCTGTTGTCCATATTGCTGCCATCTCATAGTCTTCTGGTGACAGCTTTAAAGAGATATACATCGATAAAGCGCCTAAACCACTATTTAACGCAATACCAGTTAAGATTAATCGTTGCATGTCCATTTGTTGGTTTTTAGTAGCAAAGAACAGTATGAATATCGCGGTGATAATTCCTCCTACAAATCCGAATATCGGTAATAACATGATAGATACCCAGCCATTTAAAGAGAGGGAGGAAAACATTACTTGGAAAAAATACATAAATGAAATTACCCCTACACCAGCACCTGCATTTATACCAAGAATACCAGGGTCGGCTAATTCATTTTTAGTGATTCCTTGTAAAACTACACCCGCAATCCCGAGTCCTGCTCCTGTAATAATTGCTAGAACAATACGAGGCATTCGGAAATCAAAAATGACTAGTTCATGCATTTCATTTTCTCCGATACCGACAAGTACTCGAATTAAATCCATAATCTTCATATCGAATTCCCCATTTGTTAGATGAAGATAAGAAGATATTAAAATAAATAGTAATAATACAAGTTGAATAATAATAAATCTAGTTGTTTGTTTAGGCACTTTTCACACTCCCTTTACTCCAAATTAAGTAGAGGAAAAATGGTACTCCAATAATCGCGGTGACTACTCCAATTGGAGTTTCATATGGGAAGTTAATTAATCTGCTAATTACATCACATAAAGCTAAAAAGCATCCTCCAATAATCGCGGCACAAGGTATGATATAGCGATAGTCGACACCAACTAAAAAGCGGGTAATGTGAGGAATGATTAATCCTACAAAACCGATTCTACCTACCAGAGCAACGGATACACCAGTTAAGATGACAACGGTAAGCATTGAAGCAATTTTCATCAAAAGTGTCTTCTGTCCTAACCCTATGGCAACTTCTTCACCTAGAGAACTGATGGTAATTCCTTTCGCTAGTGAATAGGCTAGAATAATTCCTATAATGCCTATTGGTGCTGATAGTAGAAGTAATGTTGGATCAACTAAGTGAATTTTGGAGTTATACCATAATGTAATTGTTTGTGATACTTGAAAGTGCATTGCAATGGATGTTGCGACGCTACCTAAGAATGTTCCAATTATTGTTCCGATAATCGCTAGTCTTACAGGTGATAAACCATCACGAATAATCGATCCAAATCCAAAAACAAGCCCAGCACCAATGGCTGAACCAATCATCGATATTATAATTAACGAAGCATTAGATATATTTGGTAAGAAGATAATCGCTAATGTAACTAAAAATGCAGACCCGTCATTTACACCCATGATAGAAGGGGATGCCAAGTAATTTCTGGTTATACCTTGCATAATAGCACCAGCAACTGCTAGAAATGCTCCCACAAGTAATGCTGCGACAAACCGAGGGATACGAGAAGTCCAGATAATTTGATGGTCTACATTACTTTCATTGAAATGAAATATAGCCTGATAGATTTCTTCTATTGTAATATCTTTTGTTCCAATGATAACAGAACTAACCATAACTATTACGATAAAAAAAGGAGAGGATGCTAGTATGAATACCGGCATCCATGTGTTTTTTTTCCTCATCATTTATTACTCCGCATATAATTCGTTTAATGCTTCAAGAAAATGTACTTTAGACCAAGCAGTACCACCTTGAGCAAGTGGTTCAACTGTATTCACGTGAATGTTATCATCTTTTGCAGCCGTAGTGCTTTGGAAGATTGGATCTTCGATTAACTCATCTAATGCTTCAGGTGATTCTGCGTTTTCTGAAGTATCGAATTGTAAAAATACCGTGTCTGGATCGATCTCTGCTAAAGTCTCCATGGACAATTCAGCTTGAGCTTCTGTATTTTTAATCACCTCAGGAACTTCTATTCCTAAGTCTTTATATAGTACTGGGTTTAAATAAACATCTTCCGGGTAAACAAACATAGAGCCACTTCTTACACGGATAATAAGAACATCTTTATCAGCCATTTCACCAGAAATTTGAGAAGAAAGACCTTCTGCATCTTGTTTATAATTGTCAATAATTGTTTGTGCTTCCGCTTCTTTATTGGTTAATTGTCCCATTAATAATAGGTTATCTTCCCAATCTGAAGAAATATGAGAATATGGTAATGTAGTTTGAATCTTACTTAGTTTTTCTGCAACCGGTTCTTGAAATTTAGATGAACCTAAAATCACATCAGGTTCTAACGTAGCAATTACTTCATGATTCGGTTCTCTTTTATCTCCGATTAAAGTAGGATCTTCAAAATCTTCCGCTAAATAACTTGGTACTTCATTAGCTATCGCTAATACACCAGTTGGTTGTACACCTAGCATAGCAGCATCTTCCATGGACTCTAAGCTAGCGGTTACAATGGAATCTACTTCGGATGGTATTTCATACTCTTTATCTAAATATGTAACAGACTGACTATCAGAAGTTTCTTCTTCATTTGTATCAGTATTATCGGTTGCATCAGCATTTTCGTCTTGCCCGCATCCGTATAGTATTCCTATTAGTAAAGCGAGTAATAATAATGAATATAACTTTTTCAATTTGAATTCCCCTCTCTGTTAATTATTTACATTATAATTGATAATGATTCTCAATTTCAATATGTTTTATTAAAATTTTATATTTTTATTATTTTAGTAGAGGCTGACTAATTTATTTAATAATGGTAGAATTTGGTTAAAGTTGTAGGAGATGAAATAGTAGATGAATTTTAATGAATATATATCCCATGATGCTATCGGGTTAGCGAAATTAATCAAGAACAAACAAGTACATGCCAATGAGTTAATTAATTTGGCGTTTAATAGATTAAATGAAGTAAATGACGAATTGAATATTATTACGCATAGCCGTGAAGAACGAGTGAAAAAAGAAGCTCTAAATGAAATAACAATTCCGAATGGCATGTTTCAAGGGGTTCCGATTTTGATGAAGAATATTTCACAAGCTATTGAAGGGGAGCCAATGTCATCAGGGTCTAAACTTTTAAAAGATGTTACATATAAACACGATAACTATTTTGTTAAGAAATTTAGAGAAGCTGGTTTTTTATTTATGGGGCATACAAATACGCCAGAATTTGGTTTAAAAAATATAACAGAGCCACAGTTATATGGAGCAACACATAATCCTTGGAATACATTACATTCGCCTGGTGGTTCAAGTGGAGGTGCGGCTGCAGCTATTGCTTCTGGTGTAGTGCCTTTAGCAGGTGCAAGTGATGGTGGAGGATCCATCCGTATTCCTGCATCATTTACAGGACTTTTTGGAATAAAACCAACTCGTGGACGAACTCCAGTTGGCCCTGGGGTGGGTAGGCAGTGGCAGGGAGCTTCCATTAACTTTGTTTTAAGTCGTTCCGTTCGTGATAGTGCAGCTATGTTAGATCAATTGCAAGTGGTAGAGCCTCATGCTGCCTTTCAGACACCATTATTTGCAGGCGGATATTTAAACGATATTGAAAAGTCACCGGAAAAGTCGTTGAGAATAGCATATTCTACTGAATCACCGGTAGGTACTCCCGTATCTGAAGACGCAAAAGAAGCAGTAAATAACTTAGTACAGTTATTAAGTAATGAAGGACATGATCTTGAAGAAGTGCAAGCTCCTATTGATGGAAGGCAATTGATGAATGATTACTACATAATGAATAGTGGAGAGATGAATGCAACTATTTTAGGTATAGAAAATATGCTTAACCGAAAATTAACTGATGATGACATGGAAATAGAGTCTTGGTTATTACATCGAGCAGGAGAATCGGTAAGTGCAGCAGCTTATTCACAAAGTTTGTCTTCATGGGATTTAGCAGCCGAGAAAATGGCTTATTTTCACCAAACATATGATTTCTACATCACACCTTCAACTGCTTATTCAGCACCTAGAGTTGGGGAATTAACAATGACTAAAGAGAAGCAAGAGGATTATAAAGAATGCATAGAGAAGGCATCTGCTAGAGAAAAGCAATCCATTATTTATGATATGTTTTTACCGAGTTTAACGTACACGCCTTTTACACAACTTGCCAATTTAACTGGACAGCCTGCTATGTCATTACCACTTTATTTAACTGAACAAGGACTTCCTTTAGGAGTTCAGGTTATGGCAAATAAAGGAGAAGAA from Oceanobacillus iheyensis HTE831 encodes:
- a CDS encoding FecCD family ABC transporter permease; the encoded protein is MPKQTTRFIIIQLVLLLFILISSYLHLTNGEFDMKIMDLIRVLVGIGENEMHELVIFDFRMPRIVLAIITGAGLGIAGVVLQGITKNELADPGILGINAGAGVGVISFMYFFQVMFSSLSLNGWVSIMLLPIFGFVGGIITAIFILFFATKNQQMDMQRLILTGIALNSGLGALSMYISLKLSPEDYEMAAIWTTGSIYNANWIYIWSSLPWLLILGFVIYRKAPILDYFQLQEDQMISIGIQTEKEKRLLLYSSVGLISACVSVSGSIGFIGLMAPHIARQLIGIKHRYVIPVSALIGATLVVLSDFIAKTIFSPSELPVGIVISIIGIPYFLYLLIRNKEG
- a CDS encoding FecCD family ABC transporter permease; this translates as MRKKNTWMPVFILASSPFFIVIVMVSSVIIGTKDITIEEIYQAIFHFNESNVDHQIIWTSRIPRFVAALLVGAFLAVAGAIMQGITRNYLASPSIMGVNDGSAFLVTLAIIFLPNISNASLIIISMIGSAIGAGLVFGFGSIIRDGLSPVRLAIIGTIIGTFLGSVATSIAMHFQVSQTITLWYNSKIHLVDPTLLLLSAPIGIIGIILAYSLAKGITISSLGEEVAIGLGQKTLLMKIASMLTVVILTGVSVALVGRIGFVGLIIPHITRFLVGVDYRYIIPCAAIIGGCFLALCDVISRLINFPYETPIGVVTAIIGVPFFLYLIWSKGSVKSA
- a CDS encoding iron-hydroxamate ABC transporter substrate-binding protein produces the protein MKKLYSLLLLALLIGILYGCGQDENADATDNTDTNEEETSDSQSVTYLDKEYEIPSEVDSIVTASLESMEDAAMLGVQPTGVLAIANEVPSYLAEDFEDPTLIGDKREPNHEVIATLEPDVILGSSKFQEPVAEKLSKIQTTLPYSHISSDWEDNLLLMGQLTNKEAEAQTIIDNYKQDAEGLSSQISGEMADKDVLIIRVRSGSMFVYPEDVYLNPVLYKDLGIEVPEVIKNTEAQAELSMETLAEIDPDTVFLQFDTSENAESPEALDELIEDPIFQSTTAAKDDNIHVNTVEPLAQGGTAWSKVHFLEALNELYAE
- a CDS encoding amidase family protein encodes the protein MNFNEYISHDAIGLAKLIKNKQVHANELINLAFNRLNEVNDELNIITHSREERVKKEALNEITIPNGMFQGVPILMKNISQAIEGEPMSSGSKLLKDVTYKHDNYFVKKFREAGFLFMGHTNTPEFGLKNITEPQLYGATHNPWNTLHSPGGSSGGAAAAIASGVVPLAGASDGGGSIRIPASFTGLFGIKPTRGRTPVGPGVGRQWQGASINFVLSRSVRDSAAMLDQLQVVEPHAAFQTPLFAGGYLNDIEKSPEKSLRIAYSTESPVGTPVSEDAKEAVNNLVQLLSNEGHDLEEVQAPIDGRQLMNDYYIMNSGEMNATILGIENMLNRKLTDDDMEIESWLLHRAGESVSAAAYSQSLSSWDLAAEKMAYFHQTYDFYITPSTAYSAPRVGELTMTKEKQEDYKECIEKASAREKQSIIYDMFLPSLTYTPFTQLANLTGQPAMSLPLYLTEQGLPLGVQVMANKGEEHRLLRFARYLEQSNLWVKVNENPYFNISN